The genomic stretch CTCAGACACATAGCAAAATTCTAACAGTTTGTATGTGTCAAAAAACAAGACTTACACACAACTGGAAATGACCAGGTGTCTAGAGAGGGAGAACTATGATGTCCATCCTCTGAGCATCAGTCTGAaacagaattttgttttttttgtttctgtatatGAACTCTCACcaaagttataaaaaaaaaatcgttTTGATTACTTGCTTGTTTCTTTAAAGGGCGGTACACTTACAGGAAAGGACTGCAATGGATCACAGCCATAGGGTGCAAGCCAAGTCCGGGTGACATACAGATTTTCTATGTAAATGCTTATCCCCTAGAATGTaaaaacagcacatttaaaacaacaactctTTAAATTAAAGCTTGACGATCCTCGTATACAACATACAGTACCTTTGACTGAACAATTTTAGTGATAAGCTCAAAACAGCCATTTCCaatctgaaacagaaaaaatcatcaaaaaaaaggaatgtacacTTTATTATTTCATATTCATAGAAACAAAATACTTACAGTTGAttccatttgtttgtttaaaccCAGTGTCCAAAAATCTGCCCGCGTGATGCATCCAGAAGACGTTTCAACAATCAGCTCATCTTTGGGTCTGCTGATGTCCAGAACATAGTTGAGCTAAAAAAACAGAGAGGTGTCAGACTGTGGAGGACAAAATCAGATAAGCACTAAAAGTTGCACTTTGCGACATCTGAAAACTTTAACATACAAGCTGTTGTTGGCCAGGGTGCGGTACAAAACACCATGATGAACGGCTGGCCAAAATGTTCTCAGGCTTTGTCAGAGCTTCGCACGGTGGTCCACACAGGTCAGGAAAAGTTGCATCTGTTGACCTTCTATTGGCTTTCTTGTTGTCAACTCTTACCTGAGGTTCTATAGGGATTTTAACAGGTTTCAGACAGAACACTACATAGAATGCATATTAAATGCAtacaaatgcaagaaaaataAGCACTATTTATAGAAGGAAATTCATTTGAAACAGCATGTAACAAGTTCGTTTATGAGCCCTCAACTACAACAAGATAATGAATGCAAGATTATTATTTCACCTATATATGACAATCACCATTCAAAATAAGAAATTTTACCAGTGTCACCAGACATTGAAGGTGCTGGGTTCAACACCGTTTCTGTGGTTTCTCTGGGTTTATTGCACACCTGTGGGGCTAggtacacaaagaaaacaatataaacacacagataGGAACAAATCTAACATGTGAACAATGGTAGCCTTCTGGTCATGAGACAATGCATGTACTTACCTACGACAGCTTGACCCAGTGCCGACAATGAGATATTGATCTTTCCAAGTCGACCATGTCTTAGCTGCCTCTCCAGAAGTTTCTTGTTGGTGACAGTGTTATAATGATGAGTTATATTTCTCATCAGAAACACATGTGTGGATGGACTCATATTACTTAAAAAGTAATTGCTTTTCCTCATGTTTGCAAAGAACTGTTCAACAACTTGACTGTTCAGCCAGCCTTTCAGCTCTGGGACAAGTTGAATTCTGCGTAATATGTCCTTGGGATCTTTTGTATTTCCCTCGTGAAATCTGTCATACAGGACATAATGGTCAGATGATCCAGTGACAGGATGAGGATTTTCATTTACACTATCCATCCTTTCATGTAGCCATGGAAGACTCACTTTCAGGCTTCCATCCTGTGCAGCCTTGACATTTTCCTCAGTGGGCTCAGCCAGTCGACCTTCATGTGGATGAAATGGCAGTTTATCAGGAACCCGCAAATTGGTGTGTGCCACCAAACCCCTCGCAAAATCGTAAACACAGACGTTTGGCATGTGCTTCCAGGACAGGAGAAGGTCAGCAAAATCCCGGGGACTTTCAGCACGAAGATTAAATTTAACACTGTATACAATGCCATGTGGACATAGTATTACAGACCATCCTCCTGCaagcaaagatttaaaaagttgTTTGTGATTGTAATTACATATTTTAATGCTACTTCTAATAATCGCTAAGTGATGCTTACCAGAGGCCCCCCATATGCTTTGAAAGACCTTATCATATGTCTGCCTGCTCTTCATCTTCTCCCTCAGTCTGGTGATGAGATCAAAGCGGGAGCCTTTGGAGTCGATGTTGCATGCTTTACACAATTTTCTTACCACTCCAACCTGACAGTAATTAGGGAAAAATGTAAATGGAACAACCCCAGAACTTTATGTCACATATTCTGAAAACATAAAAGCAATGTTACCTTTTGTTTGGCGAGTTCATCCAACAGACGGTCTTCTGTGACACTGCTAAGCTTTGCTTCATGTGAAGAGTTTGTTCCTACTTTTTGAAACTCTGTGTTAAGCACAATGTCACTTGTTCGAGTTTCACTCCCGATCCATGGTGCCCAGTGCGTGTAACTTGGTGGAACTGAAAATGGATTCTTCACGCCGCCTACAGAAAATggcatgtttttatttacaatcTAAATTACTTTAAAACACTGAATGACTTTCAATAAGTTTTTGCCATCACTCACTTGGAAAAAACCCACGGCTTATCATTTCCAGGTGAATAGAGTTCCAAAAACCTTCAATGTCATGTTCACCATTGAAGTCTTCCGGGGCTTTGAGGTCACTCACTATAATAAATTGACTCATAAGAACATGCACATAATGTACACAATGAACTATAAACACAAATGTACATTAAACTTACCTGCTAACTTGAACACCCCTTTTCTGTGTAAGTCCATAACTACCACAGGGGGATGAAACCCACAGTTTATGCAGGAGTACATAGTCTGTGTCAGTCAAAGCCTCAAAATGGCAATAAGCATGAAAAATGGTATCCCTAGAAGGAAACTTCACTCTTCTTAAGCCCTCCAATGAGTCAATGACCCTTGAAGCCGATACATGGTTCTGTAATATGATAATAGGGTGAAGAAGACTATGATTACACAGATATTTAAATTTGGGCACCAACATATAATaatgacacaaacacatttttaaagcaatCTTCAGAtgagtatattttatttttgtgatcCTCAcctgcagattttctctcaaaaAAAGGCAGAGTTCAAGACACAAAACAACGTGGTTGTCAAAGTTGTGTAGCCCATCTGTCCACTCCTGGTATCTGTAGACCATGTGGCACTGAGGACACAATCTATGGTGTGTTGAAACATCTGTTaaagaaaaatcacattaaTCTCAAAACATTAGTATAGGAACAATTATAACTAATAATTTCACACTGATATTTAATCGTATTCATTAAAACTTACTCTCAATCACTCCCATCATGCTGACAATCCTCGCTTTATTGGTAACTAGAACAGCCTCATCAAGTTTTGGGTGCTCTGGGCACACCTGGCACAACGTTTCACATGGAAAGAGCTGTTTCTGATGATCCATTTTCTGTGAGATGACATTTTCTGGAAGAGATCCAggaatttttttctctttaaacatATAGCGGATACTCCTTTCGATAGCAGCATTGTCCTCAAAGGAAGAACTCTCCTGAGTCATCTGTGATGGGGTGCCTGATGATAGTGGTACAGTTGATTTGAAgatgtctctctgtgtctggaAGAGATGCCATTTAGCTATGTTTTTATGAGGACATGATATTCGTGGCTTTGCACAAGCACAATGCAAGGTGTTCCTCAGAGCATTGTAAGTCACAAATATTCTGCCAAGACGGCAGAAACTGTGTATTTCCGGCTCAAATACAGACAAACAGATCTGTGTTGAGGATCCACCAAAATCCACCCTCACACAAAGTGGAGCATGTGCCATCTGGGCAGCTTTCTGTCTCTTTATGCATGTAGCAGCTTTGGCCTCTCCAAAAAATTTAAGGTCCACCATTTCCATCACGATGTGCTCTTGAAGAAAAACCTCCTTTACAGTTTCTCGGCAGTAATCTAGTGAGCGAAGGTGCTCACATAAACTGAAGCCTAGTCCGCTCCGCTGGGCCAGCAACTGGTATTGCTGACATTCCTCCAGCTCACATCTGATATTGTGAGACATCCCCCATGTTTTCCTCTGAACGTGAACTGGCACAGAAAACCCATGGCCAGTTCTCTGCACAGCAAATAACCCTGTAGTTTCatctacacaaacacactgcagatGACTGGCCAGGGAAACATCTATTGATCGGTTGGAGTGCTTCCTCATCATGTGAGCCTTGTAGTTTTTGGTACGAAGAGTAAGGCCACAGTGAGGGCATGTCATTTTCATGGACTTTCCATCAGCTGCAGTTTTATTGAACACAGAGGGTAGAGCATAGGAATGTTCTAACAAAGATTCAGAAAATGGTTCACATACCGAAGACAAAACCTTGGGGGGGAGATGGGGCTCCTCGAAGAGTACTGCCGGAAGAATAGGGGTCTCCTCGGAGAGTTCAGCGGGGAGCAGTCCTGATAATGGTGGCTGACTTGGCATTGAAGAATGCTGACAAGACAATAAATGCCTTGCCATATCCCCACGCCGTATGATTGTAATCTTACAGACAGGGCAGTGAAAGTGTCCTGTTGTCCTACAAGGCAGCCTGCACCGGCATATCATTTTATCTGTAagagataaaaaacaaacaaacaaacagatgtaatttaaatgtagttgtatAGAATGCAATCAATTTATCTAACAATCAGATTGTACATGTTAACAAAAACATCCAAGCCATGCTcaataatgaaagcaaaatgGTATGGATCACAAAAGTTATGTCaagaaaagtggtgaaaagtaaataaaaatatattttataatataatatatatatatatatatatataatatattttataaaaacaCTATTTTTGTTGCAGATGAATGCACTGAACTGTACAATGTCAACAGCAACTTTTAAGCCAACAAAGATA from Oreochromis niloticus isolate F11D_XX unplaced genomic scaffold, O_niloticus_UMD_NMBU tig00000960_pilon, whole genome shotgun sequence encodes the following:
- the LOC109200495 gene encoding uncharacterized protein LOC109200495 codes for the protein MYSCINCGFHPPVVVMDLHRKGVFKLAVSDLKAPEDFNGEHDIEGFWNSIHLEMISRGFFPSGVKNPFSVPPSYTHWAPWIGSETRTSDIVLNTEFQKVGTNSSHEAKLSSVTEDRLLDELAKQKVGVVRKLCKACNIDSKGSRFDLITRLREKMKSRQTYDKVFQSIWGASGGWSVILCPHGIVYSVKFNLRAESPRDFADLLLSWKHMPNVCVYDFARGLVAHTNLRVPDKLPFHPHEGRLAEPTEENVKAAQDGSLKVSLPWLHERMDSVNENPHPVTGSSDHYVLYDRFHEGNTKDPKDILRRIQLVPELKGWLNSQVVEQFFANMRKSNYFLSNMSPSTHVFLMRNITHHYNTVTNKKLLERQLRHGRLGKINISLSALGQAVVAPQVCNKPRETTETVLNPAPSMSGDTEPQVRVDNKKANRRSTDATFPDLCGPPCEALTKPENILASRSSWCFVPHPGQQQLLNYVLDISRPKDELIVETSSGCITRADFWTLGLNKQMESTIGNGCFELITKIVQSKGISIYIENLYVTRTWLAPYGCDPLQSFPTDAQRMDIIVLPL